One Dietzia sp. JS16-p6b genomic window carries:
- a CDS encoding glycine betaine ABC transporter substrate-binding protein codes for MTTVKRLLASCLATVLVATGCGLSDGGSVPLPVGPGPDGTVPALEGVRVTVGGKDFTEGVISSYLVEFLLAAAGMEVSDMSSLAGSNSFRQALVTGQVDIGMEYTGTAWMSYLGNSEPVRDPEAQWVAVRDADLEAHDIRWLPPTTVDNTYSFALNRDTAQETGVRTFSDYARLVQTDPESAVTCMETEFSVRRDGWPGLAEAYGFDAATVPVPIMQPGIIYQATATGRECRFGEVYTTDGRIKGLDLVVLEDDRRFFPVYNLATVVRGEFLDAHPEIEQVLAPLIEVLDNDVMVDLNMRVDVDGDDPALVARDFLVEQGLVSVE; via the coding sequence ATGACCACCGTGAAGCGACTCCTCGCCTCGTGCCTGGCCACCGTGCTCGTGGCGACCGGGTGTGGGCTGAGCGACGGCGGGTCCGTACCGCTGCCCGTGGGCCCCGGGCCGGACGGGACCGTCCCCGCGCTCGAAGGGGTTCGCGTGACGGTCGGCGGCAAGGACTTCACCGAGGGCGTGATCAGCAGCTATCTGGTGGAGTTCCTCCTGGCGGCCGCCGGGATGGAGGTCTCCGACATGTCCTCGCTGGCCGGGTCCAACAGTTTCCGGCAGGCCCTGGTCACCGGCCAGGTCGACATCGGGATGGAGTACACGGGCACCGCGTGGATGAGCTACCTCGGCAACTCCGAACCGGTCCGCGACCCCGAAGCGCAGTGGGTCGCGGTCCGGGACGCCGACCTCGAGGCCCACGACATCCGGTGGCTACCCCCGACCACCGTCGACAACACCTATTCGTTCGCCCTGAACCGGGACACCGCGCAGGAGACGGGCGTCCGCACGTTCTCCGACTACGCCCGGCTCGTCCAGACCGATCCGGAGTCGGCCGTGACCTGCATGGAGACCGAATTCTCCGTGAGGCGTGACGGCTGGCCGGGCCTGGCCGAGGCCTACGGCTTCGACGCCGCCACGGTCCCCGTGCCGATCATGCAGCCCGGGATCATCTACCAGGCCACCGCCACCGGCCGGGAATGCCGGTTCGGGGAGGTCTACACCACCGACGGCCGGATCAAGGGACTCGACCTGGTGGTCCTGGAGGACGACCGTCGCTTCTTCCCCGTCTACAACCTCGCGACGGTGGTCCGGGGCGAGTTCCTGGACGCGCACCCGGAGATCGAGCAGGTTCTCGCGCCGCTCATCGAGGTCCTCGACAACGACGTGATGGTCGACCTCAACATGCGGGTCGACGTCGACGGCGATGATCCGGCACTGGTCGCGAGGGATTTCCTGGTGGAACAGGGACTCGTCTCCGTGGAGTGA
- a CDS encoding alpha-ketoglutarate-dependent dioxygenase AlkB, which translates to MTDPLFGIHRPRVILAPGAVHVPDWMDRAQQEFLLRACVDWAAARPPRSIVLPGGGRMSVRTLSLGRHWTPYRYDDDEVVPPLPDWLVRAARAGLEAATAVDPVLAGSAFTPDAALVNLYGRGATMGLHQDRDEASSAPVVSLSLGDACTFRFGTPEHRGRPYVDVRLESGDLVVFGGPSRMAFHGVPRVFDGTAPTWCRDVLGVGPGRVNITLRETRPPTPRESRPHTPRESRPAAPRERRPPTLGG; encoded by the coding sequence GTGACCGACCCTCTCTTCGGGATCCACCGTCCGCGGGTGATCCTCGCCCCCGGCGCCGTCCATGTCCCGGACTGGATGGACCGCGCGCAGCAGGAGTTCCTGCTCCGGGCGTGCGTGGACTGGGCCGCCGCGCGACCGCCGCGGTCGATCGTGCTGCCCGGCGGGGGCAGGATGTCGGTGCGGACGCTCAGCCTGGGGCGGCACTGGACGCCGTACCGGTACGACGACGACGAGGTGGTCCCGCCGCTACCGGACTGGCTGGTCCGGGCGGCGCGGGCCGGGCTCGAGGCGGCGACCGCCGTCGACCCCGTGCTGGCCGGGTCGGCGTTCACCCCCGACGCCGCGCTGGTGAACCTCTACGGTCGTGGCGCCACCATGGGTCTGCACCAGGACCGCGACGAGGCCAGCTCGGCTCCGGTGGTCTCGCTGAGCCTCGGTGACGCCTGCACCTTCCGGTTCGGCACCCCGGAACACCGCGGCAGACCGTACGTCGACGTGCGGCTGGAGTCAGGGGATCTCGTGGTGTTCGGCGGCCCGTCGAGGATGGCGTTCCACGGGGTGCCCAGGGTCTTCGACGGGACCGCGCCGACCTGGTGCCGGGACGTGCTCGGGGTCGGGCCCGGGCGGGTCAACATCACGCTGCGGGAGACCCGCCCGCCCACACCGCGGGAGTCCCGCCCGCACACACCGCGGGAGTCCCGCCCGGCCGCGCCGCGCGAGCGGCGCCCGCCTACGCTGGGCGGATGA
- a CDS encoding PIG-L deacetylase family protein, translated as MTPSPAPEPFPTDWTRCLVLVAHPDDPEYGMSAAVARWTAEGRSVVYVLASSGEAGIEGMPPEVAGPVREEEQRRSSAIVGVDRVEFLGFPDSRIVNDAELRDAVADSIRRHRPDVVVSLFSGDEFAPGKPNQSDHMEFGAAVGAAYDDLVAAVGVDAAEGRPQMWFESSPEMTHYVDVSGFVELAVDALAEHSEYLSVLDPATPVRDQARAQVEQVCAPRDGLSDGNPVVGFRRMRP; from the coding sequence ATGACCCCTTCCCCGGCACCCGAGCCGTTCCCCACCGACTGGACCCGCTGTCTGGTCCTGGTGGCGCACCCCGACGACCCCGAGTACGGGATGTCCGCGGCGGTGGCCCGCTGGACGGCCGAGGGCCGGAGCGTCGTCTACGTGCTGGCCTCCAGCGGTGAGGCCGGCATCGAGGGGATGCCGCCCGAGGTCGCGGGCCCGGTCCGCGAGGAGGAGCAGCGGCGCTCCTCGGCGATCGTCGGTGTCGACCGGGTGGAGTTCCTGGGCTTCCCCGACAGCCGGATCGTCAATGACGCGGAGCTCCGCGACGCCGTCGCCGACTCCATCCGCCGGCACCGCCCCGACGTCGTGGTCTCCCTGTTCTCCGGGGACGAGTTCGCTCCGGGGAAGCCCAACCAGAGTGATCACATGGAGTTCGGCGCGGCGGTGGGGGCCGCGTACGACGACCTGGTCGCGGCGGTGGGGGTCGATGCAGCGGAGGGGCGGCCGCAGATGTGGTTCGAGTCCTCGCCGGAGATGACGCACTACGTCGACGTGAGCGGGTTCGTCGAACTCGCCGTGGACGCGCTCGCCGAGCATTCCGAGTACCTCTCGGTGCTCGACCCGGCCACCCCCGTGCGGGATCAGGCCCGCGCGCAGGTGGAGCAGGTGTGCGCACCGCGGGACGGACTGTCCGACGGGAACCCGGTGGTCGGCTTCCGGCGGATGCGGCCCTGA
- a CDS encoding inositol monophosphatase family protein: MTARPDRPLDPDLIEHLDELLAATGRIARRHFHGELQDLVAEDKGGDRGYDPVTEADRDIEALLRAGISSMAPGDRVVGEENGESGPSDASRTWYLDPIDGTKAFMTGMAGWGTLVGVVENGRAVAGWMDQPVLGETFSAVHGRATVRRRSDGPEAFDLHASGCDELSEAIMYTTHPSMFGDQGGLRRRYDDLASRVRLQRFGGDCYAYCMLAAGRVDLVVESDLNPYDIVALIPIVEAAGGVITGPDGRQPLGGGTVVAAATPALAEQAWGVLGADPR; the protein is encoded by the coding sequence ATGACTGCCAGGCCCGACCGACCACTGGACCCCGACCTGATCGAGCATCTCGACGAGCTGCTCGCCGCCACCGGCAGGATCGCCCGCCGACACTTCCACGGTGAGCTCCAGGATCTGGTCGCCGAGGACAAGGGCGGCGACCGGGGGTACGACCCGGTGACCGAGGCCGACCGGGACATCGAGGCGTTGCTGCGTGCCGGGATCTCGTCGATGGCGCCGGGGGACCGGGTGGTGGGCGAGGAGAACGGCGAGTCCGGCCCCTCCGACGCCTCGCGCACCTGGTACCTCGACCCGATAGACGGCACCAAGGCCTTCATGACGGGCATGGCCGGGTGGGGCACGCTGGTCGGAGTGGTGGAGAACGGCCGCGCGGTGGCGGGGTGGATGGACCAGCCGGTGTTGGGGGAGACCTTCTCCGCGGTCCACGGCCGGGCGACCGTGCGTCGCCGGTCGGACGGTCCGGAGGCCTTCGACCTCCACGCCTCCGGGTGCGACGAGCTGTCCGAGGCGATCATGTACACCACGCACCCGTCGATGTTCGGAGACCAGGGCGGGTTGCGACGGCGCTACGACGACCTCGCCTCGCGAGTCCGCCTGCAACGCTTCGGCGGGGACTGCTACGCCTACTGCATGCTGGCCGCGGGCCGGGTGGACCTCGTGGTCGAGTCGGATCTGAATCCCTACGACATCGTGGCGCTCATCCCGATCGTCGAGGCGGCGGGCGGTGTGATCACCGGCCCGGACGGGCGGCAGCCACTGGGCGGCGGGACCGTCGTGGCGGCCGCGACACCGGCCCTGGCCGAGCAGGCGTGGGGAGTGCTCGGCGCGGATCCGCGGTGA
- a CDS encoding alpha/beta fold hydrolase, with protein MTRNLLSSLPRSAARLPRMAPDVGRLPAGRIVTLTDDVTTRLYDTGEDHLTPVVLLHGMAATGMLNWYQTFQRLKGEYRLITYDQRRHGMGDGGRFDFDSLSEDVLRVADHLELDRPVIGGYSMGGIVAQLTARRDPSRLGGLVLAATGTGAQRNALERITLGSLTRGAPALNAVPVEVARQIDDEVPGAYTWAIRELASVPLATHRTVIAEVARFNSTSWLHELDLPVAIIKTMRDIAFPRWIQDEMADLLPHSAVFPISAGHAACATHPGRFARRMRTALGWVVSNRH; from the coding sequence ATGACCAGGAATCTGCTGTCGTCGCTCCCCAGGTCGGCGGCGCGGCTTCCGCGGATGGCGCCGGACGTGGGCCGGCTCCCGGCCGGGAGGATCGTCACCCTCACCGACGACGTCACCACCAGGCTCTACGACACGGGTGAGGATCACCTGACCCCGGTGGTACTGCTGCACGGGATGGCGGCCACCGGAATGCTCAACTGGTACCAGACCTTTCAACGCCTGAAGGGGGAGTACCGGCTCATCACCTACGATCAGCGGCGCCACGGCATGGGCGACGGTGGCCGGTTCGACTTCGACTCCCTGAGCGAGGACGTACTCCGGGTGGCCGACCACCTGGAGCTGGACCGGCCGGTCATCGGCGGGTACTCGATGGGCGGGATCGTCGCCCAACTCACGGCCCGGCGGGACCCGTCCCGGCTCGGGGGTCTGGTGCTGGCCGCGACCGGGACGGGCGCCCAGCGCAACGCCCTGGAGAGGATCACGCTCGGCTCGTTGACGCGCGGGGCGCCCGCCCTCAACGCCGTACCCGTCGAGGTGGCCAGACAGATCGACGACGAGGTGCCCGGCGCCTACACCTGGGCGATACGCGAACTGGCCTCCGTGCCCCTCGCCACCCACCGGACTGTGATCGCGGAAGTGGCCCGGTTCAACTCCACGTCGTGGCTCCACGAACTTGACCTCCCGGTCGCGATCATCAAGACCATGCGCGACATCGCCTTCCCCCGGTGGATCCAGGACGAGATGGCCGATCTCCTGCCGCACAGCGCGGTGTTCCCGATCAGCGCCGGTCACGCGGCCTGCGCGACGCACCCCGGGAGGTTCGCGCGTCGGATGCGCACGGCGCTCGGCTGGGTGGTGTCCAACAGGCACTGA
- a CDS encoding ABC transporter permease: protein MSAATTDSASRAGSRAGSRADSARLVVQPIVITLAAVGVLWWAFGTELDETQRASLNASSITQRTLEHVQITFTVAAIVVAVGVPLGILLTRRRMGFLAPVAIGIANIGQAAPAIGLIVLLFLATNRTGFWIGVLPVAVYSLLPVLRNTIVGIRNVDPALIDAARGQGMTSRRVLRTVELPLAVPFILAGLRTTLVLAVGTATLSFLVDAGGLGIFIDTGYRLQDTTTLVVGSVLAVCLALLVDWLGGVGEVLFNPRGLR from the coding sequence GTGAGCGCCGCGACGACCGACTCCGCCTCCCGCGCGGGGTCCCGGGCGGGGTCCCGCGCGGATTCGGCACGGTTGGTGGTGCAGCCGATCGTCATCACCCTGGCCGCGGTGGGCGTGCTGTGGTGGGCCTTCGGGACCGAGCTCGACGAGACCCAGCGGGCCTCGCTGAACGCCTCGTCCATCACCCAACGCACCCTGGAGCACGTCCAGATCACCTTCACCGTGGCCGCGATCGTCGTCGCGGTGGGGGTGCCGTTGGGGATCCTGCTCACCCGCCGCCGGATGGGTTTCCTCGCGCCCGTCGCCATCGGGATCGCCAACATCGGCCAGGCGGCGCCGGCGATCGGCCTGATCGTGCTGCTCTTCCTCGCCACCAACCGCACCGGCTTCTGGATCGGTGTCCTTCCCGTGGCCGTCTACTCACTGCTCCCGGTGCTGCGCAACACGATCGTGGGCATCCGGAACGTGGATCCGGCGCTGATCGACGCGGCGCGCGGGCAGGGCATGACCTCACGACGGGTCCTGCGCACCGTCGAGCTGCCGCTGGCGGTGCCGTTCATCCTGGCCGGGCTCCGGACCACGCTGGTACTGGCGGTCGGCACCGCCACGCTGAGCTTCCTGGTGGACGCGGGCGGACTGGGGATCTTCATCGACACCGGTTACCGCCTCCAGGACACCACCACCCTCGTGGTGGGTTCCGTCCTGGCGGTGTGCCTGGCCCTGCTGGTCGACTGGCTCGGCGGGGTGGGCGAGGTCCTGTTCAACCCGAGGGGGCTGCGATGA
- a CDS encoding ABC transporter permease encodes MNDLVDFISTRRLQLATDSWQHVSATVQAVLLATLLSVAVGVAVYRSRAGSAVATGLAATALTVPSFALLGLLIPILGLGVLPTMTALVIYAVLPILRNTIVGLDAVPAATVDAARGVGMSRMGVLGRVEIPLAWPSILAGIRVSTQMSMGILAIAAYAKGPGLGNLIFAGLSRVGTPTALPMALTATVLIVVLALVLDALLVLLGRLTIRGNQ; translated from the coding sequence TTGAACGACCTCGTGGACTTCATCTCCACCCGCCGGCTCCAACTCGCCACGGATTCGTGGCAGCACGTCAGCGCGACCGTGCAGGCGGTCCTGCTCGCCACACTGCTGTCGGTCGCGGTCGGTGTGGCGGTGTACCGCAGCAGGGCCGGGTCCGCGGTGGCCACCGGCCTGGCCGCCACCGCCCTGACCGTGCCCTCGTTCGCTCTGCTGGGACTGCTCATCCCCATCCTGGGCCTGGGTGTCCTGCCCACCATGACGGCGCTGGTCATCTACGCGGTGCTGCCGATCCTGCGCAACACCATCGTCGGGCTCGACGCCGTCCCCGCCGCGACGGTCGATGCGGCGCGCGGGGTGGGGATGAGCCGGATGGGAGTCCTGGGCCGGGTGGAGATCCCGCTGGCGTGGCCGTCGATCCTCGCCGGGATCCGTGTGTCCACCCAGATGTCCATGGGCATCCTCGCCATCGCCGCGTACGCCAAGGGACCCGGGTTGGGCAACCTGATCTTCGCCGGGCTCTCCCGGGTGGGGACGCCCACCGCCCTGCCGATGGCGCTCACCGCGACCGTCCTCATCGTCGTCCTCGCGCTCGTCCTCGACGCGCTCCTCGTCCTACTCGGGCGCCTGACCATCAGGGGGAACCAGTGA
- a CDS encoding thioredoxin family protein, with amino-acid sequence MIVKVLGPGCRNCHTLVTRTREALAALGEDAEIVEVTDVGEIAGYGLMKTPGLVVDDDLVLGGKVPTVRQLTEILRGR; translated from the coding sequence ATGATCGTCAAGGTGCTCGGGCCCGGATGCCGCAACTGCCACACCCTCGTCACCCGCACGAGGGAGGCCCTGGCAGCGCTGGGTGAGGACGCGGAGATCGTCGAGGTCACCGACGTCGGCGAGATCGCCGGCTACGGCCTCATGAAGACACCCGGGCTGGTGGTCGACGACGACCTCGTCCTGGGAGGGAAGGTGCCCACCGTCCGTCAGCTCACCGAGATCCTGCGCGGACGCTAG
- a CDS encoding acyl-CoA dehydrogenase family protein, which produces MSALFPDYRPSWETDDHRLLREHARAFFAKEMTPHQEKWAAQKHVDRETWLRTGDAGLICLDVPEEFGGQGGDPGMEYLVTEELVYSGDTAFGMGVGSTITPHYIANYATDEQKRQWLPKICSGEWISAIAMTEPGAGSDLQGVRTTAKWDGDSYVINGSKTFISNGGSADFVVVVAKTDLDAGHKGMALFAVEASTPGFERGRVLEKMGRHGADTAELFFNDMRVPAANLLGGEEGQGFYQLMNQLPRERLAIAVDALAMAEAAVVETLEYTRDRQAFGKTILDFQNTRFELAACKTSVMASRTFIDHCITREIDGELDAVTASMAKLQATDMLDDVVDRCLQLFGGYGYMMEYPIAQKFAAARVMRIYGGTNEIMKEVIGRAL; this is translated from the coding sequence GTGTCCGCACTCTTCCCCGACTACCGCCCGTCCTGGGAGACCGATGATCACCGGCTGTTGCGCGAGCACGCCCGCGCCTTCTTCGCCAAGGAGATGACGCCCCACCAGGAGAAGTGGGCCGCGCAGAAGCACGTGGACCGCGAGACCTGGCTCCGCACGGGTGACGCGGGGCTCATCTGTCTCGACGTGCCGGAGGAGTTCGGCGGCCAGGGCGGAGACCCGGGCATGGAGTACCTCGTGACCGAGGAGCTCGTCTACTCCGGCGACACCGCCTTCGGGATGGGCGTGGGCTCCACCATCACCCCGCACTACATCGCCAACTACGCCACCGACGAGCAGAAGCGGCAGTGGCTGCCGAAGATCTGCTCGGGCGAGTGGATCTCCGCGATCGCCATGACCGAGCCCGGCGCCGGCTCCGATCTGCAGGGCGTGCGCACCACCGCCAAGTGGGACGGCGACTCGTACGTCATCAACGGCTCCAAGACCTTCATCTCCAACGGCGGCTCCGCCGACTTCGTGGTGGTGGTGGCCAAGACCGACCTCGACGCCGGCCACAAGGGCATGGCCCTGTTCGCCGTGGAGGCCTCGACGCCGGGCTTCGAGCGCGGACGAGTGCTGGAGAAGATGGGCCGCCACGGCGCCGACACCGCCGAGCTGTTCTTCAACGACATGCGCGTGCCCGCCGCCAACCTGCTCGGGGGCGAGGAGGGGCAGGGCTTCTACCAGCTCATGAACCAGCTCCCGCGCGAGCGCCTGGCCATCGCCGTGGACGCGCTCGCCATGGCCGAGGCCGCAGTCGTGGAGACCCTCGAGTACACCCGCGATCGACAGGCCTTCGGCAAGACGATCCTGGATTTCCAGAACACACGGTTCGAACTGGCGGCGTGCAAGACCTCCGTCATGGCCTCCCGCACCTTCATCGACCACTGCATCACCCGTGAGATCGACGGCGAGCTGGACGCCGTGACCGCCTCGATGGCCAAACTCCAGGCCACCGACATGCTCGACGATGTGGTGGACCGCTGCCTCCAGCTGTTCGGGGGTTACGGCTACATGATGGAGTACCCCATCGCGCAGAAGTTCGCGGCCGCCCGGGTCATGCGGATCTACGGCGGCACCAACGAGATCATGAAGGAGGTCATCGGCCGGGCGTTGTGA
- a CDS encoding arsenate reductase ArsC, which translates to MTDRPSVLFVCVHNAGRSQMAAAYTEHLSGGAVEVRSAGSAPADSINPAVAEAMAEDGIDISAATPKVLTTGAVRSSDVCITMGCGDVCPVFPGKRYLEWVLDDPAGQGVDAVRPIRDEIRRRVTGLLAELGVRPV; encoded by the coding sequence GTGACCGATCGTCCGTCCGTCCTCTTCGTCTGCGTCCACAACGCGGGCCGCTCACAGATGGCCGCGGCCTACACCGAGCACCTGTCCGGAGGCGCGGTGGAGGTCCGCTCGGCCGGGTCGGCGCCAGCGGACTCGATCAACCCGGCCGTCGCCGAGGCGATGGCGGAGGACGGCATCGACATCTCGGCGGCCACGCCGAAGGTGCTCACCACCGGGGCGGTCCGGTCGAGCGACGTGTGCATCACCATGGGGTGCGGTGACGTCTGCCCGGTATTCCCGGGCAAGCGCTACCTCGAGTGGGTCCTCGACGACCCCGCCGGGCAGGGTGTCGACGCGGTCAGGCCCATCCGCGACGAGATCAGGCGCCGGGTGACCGGACTCCTCGCCGAGCTCGGCGTGCGCCCGGTCTAG
- a CDS encoding APA family fibronectin-binding glycoprotein, translated as MNSGNPRSTGRNRSLLLVVLVAVLAVAAAVVTVLVSSATYAPGVRTLSPTTQVAAGSDHVDPYTGLVIRVPEGWQAESGEQLVFGTTALTPDREAGDGETDRSDGIVLTGALTEDLFDPRDPDNRRAAITLAGGIGQFFLPVPGQPVEERAEEIATGVGDGWSVSFRVLPVADQEFIGPEGALVYTAVVGEGAQRYWLTYIGLPGDGTLHSPRAEWADEIVDRLRPTEAADTPLARPGEHA; from the coding sequence ATGAACTCAGGGAACCCCCGCTCCACCGGCCGGAACCGGTCACTTCTCCTCGTGGTGCTGGTCGCCGTCCTGGCGGTGGCCGCCGCGGTCGTGACCGTGCTCGTCTCGTCTGCGACGTATGCACCGGGGGTCCGCACCCTGTCCCCGACGACCCAGGTGGCCGCGGGCTCGGACCACGTCGACCCCTATACCGGGCTCGTCATCCGTGTCCCCGAGGGCTGGCAGGCCGAGTCGGGCGAGCAGCTGGTCTTCGGCACCACCGCGCTGACCCCCGACAGGGAGGCGGGGGACGGGGAGACCGACCGCTCGGACGGGATCGTGCTCACGGGCGCGCTCACGGAGGACCTGTTCGACCCGCGCGATCCGGACAACCGGCGGGCGGCGATCACCCTGGCCGGTGGGATCGGACAGTTCTTCCTACCGGTCCCGGGGCAGCCGGTCGAGGAGCGGGCGGAGGAGATCGCCACCGGTGTCGGCGACGGCTGGTCCGTGTCGTTCCGAGTGCTCCCCGTCGCCGACCAGGAATTCATCGGCCCCGAGGGCGCGCTCGTGTACACCGCGGTCGTCGGGGAGGGCGCGCAGCGCTACTGGCTCACGTACATCGGTCTGCCGGGTGACGGCACCCTGCACTCACCCCGCGCCGAGTGGGCGGACGAGATCGTCGATCGACTGCGGCCCACCGAGGCGGCCGACACCCCACTAGCGCGACCGGGTGAGCACGCCTGA
- a CDS encoding aromatic acid exporter family protein, translated as MRRLRELAGRPDVTTDLLQIVKSVIAATAAWWLSAHVLNSPLPFLAPWTALLTVHATVHRSLSRGVQTTVASAIGVGMSFLIGYYLGVSVWTFALAMFVGLAGARITWIRDEGVAIATTAVFVLSSGFSDQQPLLLDRILEVAVGVGIGVLVNLLIIPPVRDQQASSHVDSIDRRLGDILIDMADEFSTSWETDNADAWRREIESVSEEVETAWGTVNFARESRRSNPRLIRRRLGGARQVGESVDYAEVLSRVDEAVSHMRHLIRTLHEATYTEGPWDERFRSEWASIARDAGRAIADPDAEMDSIHDRLIGLTHSMAEDGRLPRDSWPVYGSLLTSMLHIALLIDDVASERTVR; from the coding sequence ATGCGACGACTCCGAGAACTCGCGGGCCGGCCCGACGTCACGACCGATCTCCTGCAGATCGTCAAGAGTGTGATCGCCGCCACCGCCGCGTGGTGGCTGTCGGCGCACGTGCTGAACTCACCCCTGCCGTTCCTGGCGCCCTGGACCGCGCTGCTCACCGTGCACGCCACGGTCCACCGGTCATTGTCCCGCGGAGTACAGACGACTGTGGCGTCCGCGATCGGTGTCGGGATGTCCTTCCTCATCGGCTATTACCTGGGCGTCAGTGTGTGGACCTTCGCGCTGGCGATGTTCGTGGGGCTGGCCGGAGCCCGGATCACCTGGATCAGGGACGAGGGGGTGGCGATCGCCACCACGGCGGTGTTCGTGCTCTCCAGCGGATTCTCCGATCAGCAGCCCCTCCTGCTCGACCGCATCCTCGAGGTCGCCGTCGGGGTGGGGATCGGGGTACTGGTCAATCTGCTGATCATCCCCCCGGTGCGCGACCAGCAGGCGTCCAGCCACGTGGACAGCATCGACCGCCGGCTCGGCGACATCCTCATCGACATGGCCGATGAGTTCTCCACCTCATGGGAGACCGACAACGCCGACGCGTGGCGTCGCGAGATCGAGTCGGTGTCCGAGGAGGTCGAGACGGCGTGGGGGACGGTGAACTTCGCCCGGGAGAGCCGACGCTCGAACCCCCGTCTGATCCGGCGACGCCTCGGTGGCGCACGGCAGGTCGGCGAGAGCGTCGACTACGCGGAGGTGCTGAGCCGCGTCGACGAGGCCGTCTCGCACATGAGGCACCTGATCCGGACCCTCCACGAGGCCACCTACACCGAGGGGCCATGGGACGAGCGTTTCCGCAGCGAGTGGGCCTCGATCGCGCGGGACGCCGGCCGGGCGATCGCCGATCCCGACGCCGAGATGGACTCCATCCACGACAGGCTGATCGGGTTGACGCACTCCATGGCGGAGGACGGCCGACTGCCCCGGGACTCCTGGCCGGTCTACGGTTCGCTGCTCACCAGCATGCTCCACATCGCGCTGCTCATCGACGACGTCGCCTCGGAGCGGACCGTGCGGTAA
- a CDS encoding ABC transporter ATP-binding protein: MTTPAAHESGAVSGVPIALDDVTKIYPGQERPAVDHVSLELPAGRTTVFVGPSGCGKTTTMRMINRLIEPSSGTITIDGRDNRTLDADTLRRHIGYAIQASGLFPHMTVAQNVGTVPRLLRWRRSRISDRVDQMLELVGLDPADYRDRYPAQLSGGQQQRVGVARALAADPPVLLMDEPFGAVDPITRASLQDELIRLQEDLHKTIVFVTHDFNEAVRLGDRIAVLGPGSSVLQFDSPEAILANPADETVAGFIGDDAALKTLTLRRVGDVDLAGATTARESEAPSDFAARVRGTDDEWAVVLADDGRPLRWVRGDLVAGMPDLRSGGQPVTGTVTVDSTLQEALDGLLSTASATTVVVDRSGAYRGTIGIDDLVAELRRIHHHHNDPGSPAPTGPTDTVERS; encoded by the coding sequence GTGACCACACCCGCCGCACACGAGTCCGGCGCAGTGTCCGGCGTGCCCATCGCCCTGGACGACGTCACCAAGATCTACCCCGGCCAGGAACGGCCCGCCGTCGACCACGTCTCGCTCGAGCTCCCCGCCGGGCGCACCACCGTGTTCGTGGGGCCGTCCGGCTGCGGCAAGACCACCACGATGCGGATGATCAACCGCCTCATCGAGCCGTCCTCGGGCACCATCACGATCGACGGCCGGGACAACCGGACCCTCGACGCCGACACCCTCCGACGCCACATCGGCTACGCGATCCAGGCGTCCGGCCTGTTCCCGCACATGACGGTCGCCCAGAACGTGGGGACCGTGCCCCGGTTGCTCAGGTGGAGGAGATCGCGCATCTCCGACCGCGTGGACCAGATGCTGGAACTGGTGGGCCTGGACCCCGCCGATTACCGCGACCGCTATCCCGCACAGCTCTCCGGCGGCCAGCAACAGCGCGTCGGGGTGGCACGCGCGCTGGCCGCCGACCCCCCGGTGCTGCTCATGGACGAACCGTTCGGCGCCGTGGACCCCATCACCCGCGCCTCGCTCCAGGACGAACTCATCCGCCTGCAGGAGGATCTGCACAAGACCATCGTCTTTGTCACCCACGACTTCAACGAGGCCGTCCGGCTGGGCGATCGGATCGCCGTGCTCGGTCCCGGTTCCTCGGTCCTCCAGTTCGACTCCCCCGAGGCGATCCTCGCCAATCCGGCGGACGAGACCGTCGCCGGGTTCATCGGCGACGACGCCGCGCTCAAGACCCTCACCCTCCGGCGGGTGGGGGACGTGGACCTGGCGGGGGCGACGACGGCGAGGGAGTCGGAGGCTCCCTCGGACTTCGCCGCCCGCGTCCGCGGGACCGACGACGAGTGGGCGGTGGTGCTCGCCGACGACGGGCGCCCCCTGCGCTGGGTCCGGGGTGACCTGGTGGCCGGGATGCCGGACCTGCGTTCGGGTGGTCAGCCGGTGACGGGAACCGTCACGGTCGACTCGACGCTCCAGGAAGCGCTCGACGGACTGCTCTCGACCGCCAGCGCGACCACCGTGGTGGTGGACCGGTCAGGCGCGTACCGGGGGACGATCGGGATCGACGACCTGGTGGCGGAGCTCCGGCGCATCCACCACCACCACAACGACCCTGGCTCCCCGGCGCCCACAGGCCCCACGGACACCGTGGAGCGCTCGTGA